From one Gossypium hirsutum isolate 1008001.06 chromosome D08, Gossypium_hirsutum_v2.1, whole genome shotgun sequence genomic stretch:
- the LOC107899909 gene encoding putative recombination initiation defects 3, translating into MKLKINKACDLGSISVFPPHTRRSSLPPSVPQSSQLRSQPSQQSFSQGISSQHALFSQISQSSLDEIVTTDQRFGSQERENTASKFSCLAPTNFTREDSQVPISRSSINIIRKWNPVSAPEHRCQTSEELEHRLSVIETSLNRFGMILDSVQSDIMQVNKGTKELLLEMEGMRQRSIAEDTSLQLMIKGQEDIKASLDGSMKAVSDQLNNDKYRDKLQQIFLVLSALPEQMEASLIKVRNELCNTFTNEIKAIDCKTLSQKAPVAAAILPKSTGCSVTPRTKPLAVKKQAVPPKIYEQNTVAAEVEKGGWKSVKMKQCATNERASCKENDKRKGVSSVEQETFRILIESDEEIDAGFSCLLNDKQTDDAMNILIEEAKEETERILRKARRRKRKPLNPIIIN; encoded by the exons ATGAAGTTGAAGATCAACAAAGCTTGCGATCTCGGCTCCATCTCCGTTTTTCCTCCTCATACAAG GAGATCGAGCCTGCCACCGAGTGTGCCTCAATCATCACAGCTTAGATCACAGCCATCACAACAATCATTCTCACAGGGGATTTCATCTCAGCATGCCTTATTTTCTCAGATCTCACAAAGCTCACTCGATGAAATCGTGACAACTGATCAG AGATTTGGTTCCCAAGAACGAGAGAATACTGCCAGCAAGTTTTCTTGCTTGGCTCCAACCAACTTCACAAGAGAAGATAGTCAAGTGCCGATTTCTAGATCTTCCATCAACATAATACGCAAATGGAATCCTGTTTCTGCTCCAGAGCATAGAT GTCAAACTTCTGAAGAACTTGAACACCGGCTTTCAGTGATTGAAACTTCATTGAACAGATTTGGGATGATCTTGGATTCGGTTCAAAGTGATATAATGCAGGTGAACAAAGGAACAAAAGAACTCTTGCTGGAAA TGGAAGGGATGCGGCAGAGGTCGATAGCTGAAGATACCTCCCTACAGCTAATG ATCAAGGGACAAGAAGATATCAAAGCCAGCCTTGATGGCAGCATGAAAGCGGTATCGGATCAACTAAACAATGATAAATATCGAGATAAGTTACAACAGATCTTCTTGGTGCTTTCTGCTTTACCAGAACAGATGGAAGCTTCTTTAATCAAAGTACGAAATGAGCTTTGCAACACGTTCACCAACGAAATAAAG GCAATTGATTGCAAGACTCTCAGCCAAAAAGCTCCAGTTGCTGCTGCCATTCTACCTAAG TCTACCGGCTGTTCTGTAACTCCACGAACCAAACCATTGGCAGTTAAGAA GCAAGCTGTGCCTCCAAAAATTTATGAGCAAAACACTGTAGCTGCAGAGGTAGAAAAAGGAGGTTGGAAATCTGTAAAGATGAAACAATGTGCTACCAATGAAAGGGCATCCTGCAAAGAGAACGACAAGAGAAAAGGAGTTTCATCTGTTGAACAG GAAACATTCAGAATCTTAATTGAATCAGATGAAGAGATTGATGCAGGGTTTTCCTGCCTGCTTAATGACAAGCAAACAG ATGACGCAATGAACATTTTGATAGAGGAAGCAAAGGAAGAGACTGAACGAATTTTGAGGAAGGCTAGGCGGCGAAAGAGAAAGCCCCTTAATCCCATAATTATTAACTAA
- the LOC107900881 gene encoding signal peptide peptidase-like 4 isoform X2: MEINIVFIVILIVILSAGFVSAGDIVHQDNVAPKRPGCANNFVLVKVPIWIDGLENTEYVGVGARFGPTMESKEKHANHTRLALADPPDCCSKPRNQLTGEVILVHRGNCSFTVKANVAEEAGASAILIINNQTELFKMVCESDADVNIKIPAVMLPQDAGSNLENYINNNTRVSAAFYSPKRPAVDIAEVFLWLMAVGTILLASYWSAWTAKEVAIEQDKLLKDASEEFLQVGSAGSSGFVDINTMSAVLFVVFASCFLVMLYKLMSFWFVEVLVVLFCIGGVEGLQMCLVALLSSWFQRFAESFIKVPFFGAVSHLTLAVCPFCIAFAVVWAVYRRISFAWIGQDILGIALIITVLQIVRVPNLKVGTVLLGCAFLYDIFWVFASKWLFHESVMIVVARGDRSGEDGIPMLLKIPRMFDPWGGYSVIGFGDIILPGLLVAFSLRYDWLANMNLRAGYFVWAMTAYGLGLLVTYVALNLMDGHGQPALLYIVPFTLGTFITLGKKRGDLKTLWTQGEPERPCPHLQLQPLQQKD, translated from the exons ATGGAAATTAATATTGTGTTTATCGTAATTTTAATAGTAATTTTGAGTGCTGGGTTCGTTTCAGCTGGGGACATAGTTCATCAGGACAACGTTGCTCCAAAGAGACCTGGGTGTGCTAATAACTTTGTTCTG GTAAAAGTCCCCATCTGGATTGATGGTTTAGAAAACACTGAGTATGTTGGTGTTGGTGCTCGTTTTGGACCTACTATGGAATCGAAGGAAAAACATGCAAATCATACCAGGCTTGCACTTGCAGATCCTCCTGATTGCTGCAGCAAACCTAGGAATCAG CTTACAGGGGAGGTCATTCTAGTGCATCGGGGTAACTGTAGTTTCACTGTGAAGGCAAATGTTGCTGAAGAAGCTGGTGCTTCTGCGATCCTCATAATAAACAACCAAACAG AACTCTTCAAGATGGTTTGTGAATCAGATGCTgatgtaaatataaaaataccTGCTGTCATGCTTCCTCAGGACGCTGGTTCCAATttggaaaattatataaataataacacCAGGG TTTCTGCTGCGTTTTACTCCCCAAAGCGTCCGGCGGTTGATATTGCTGAAGTTTTTCTGTGGCTAATGGCTGTTGGTACCATTTTGCTTGCTTCTTATTGGTCTGCATGGACTGCTAAAGAAGTTGCTATTGAGCAAGACAAGCTACTAAAG GATGCATCAGAAGAATTTCTACAAGTGGGAAGTGCAGGTTCAAGTGGTTTTGTTGACATAAATACAATGTCAGCAGTTCTCTTTGTTGTGTTTGCTTCATGTTTCTTGGTCATGCTTTACAAGCTTATGTCGTTCTGGTTTGTTGAGGTCCTGGTGGTTCTCTTTTGCATTGGTGGAGTAGAG GGTCTGCAAATGTGCTTGGTGGCTTTGTTATCAAG TTGGTTTCAACGCTTTGCAGAATCTTTTATTAAAGTGCCCTTCTTTGGAGCTGTTTCCCATCTGACACTGGCTGTTTGTCCCTTCTGCATTGCATTCGCTGTTGTTTGGGCAGTGTATCGACGTATCTCCTTTGCCTGGATAGGTCAAGATATTCTT GGTATTGCGCTTATAATCACGGTCCTTCAGATTGTTCGTGTACCAAATCTCAAG GTTGGAACGGTTCTTTTGGGTTGTGCTTTCTTGTATGATATCTTCTGGGTCTTTGCTTCCAAATGGTTGTTTCATGAGAGTGTGATGATAGTG GTAGCTCGTGGTGATCGGAGTGGAGAGGATGGCATACCAATGCTACTAAAAATTCCGCGGATGTTTGATCCTTGGGGTGGTTACAGTGTTATTGGATTTGGAGACATAATCTTACCCGGACTGCTTGTGGCCTTTTCACTAAG ATATGATTGGCTGGCAAATATGAATCTTCGAGCAGGCTACTTCGTATGGGCAATGACTGCCTATGGTTTAG GTCTTTTGGTCACTTATGTGGCCTTGAACCTGATGGACGGGCATGGCCAACCAGCTTTGCTTTACATCGTTCCTTTCACACTTG GGACCTTTATTACATTGGGAAAAAAGAGAGGTGATCTCAAAACTCTGTGGACACAAGGAGAACCGGAACGGCCTTGCCCGCACTTGCAACTTCAGCCGTTACAACAAAAAGATTAA
- the LOC107900881 gene encoding signal peptide peptidase-like 4 isoform X1 codes for MEINIVFIVILIVILSAGFVSAGDIVHQDNVAPKRPGCANNFVLVKVPIWIDGLENTEYVGVGARFGPTMESKEKHANHTRLALADPPDCCSKPRNQLTGEVILVHRGNCSFTVKANVAEEAGASAILIINNQTELFKMVCESDADVNIKIPAVMLPQDAGSNLENYINNNTRVSAAFYSPKRPAVDIAEVFLWLMAVGTILLASYWSAWTAKEVAIEQDKLLKDASEEFLQVGSAGSSGFVDINTMSAVLFVVFASCFLVMLYKLMSFWFVEVLVVLFCIGGVEGLQMCLVALLSSFSWFQRFAESFIKVPFFGAVSHLTLAVCPFCIAFAVVWAVYRRISFAWIGQDILGIALIITVLQIVRVPNLKVGTVLLGCAFLYDIFWVFASKWLFHESVMIVVARGDRSGEDGIPMLLKIPRMFDPWGGYSVIGFGDIILPGLLVAFSLRYDWLANMNLRAGYFVWAMTAYGLGLLVTYVALNLMDGHGQPALLYIVPFTLGTFITLGKKRGDLKTLWTQGEPERPCPHLQLQPLQQKD; via the exons ATGGAAATTAATATTGTGTTTATCGTAATTTTAATAGTAATTTTGAGTGCTGGGTTCGTTTCAGCTGGGGACATAGTTCATCAGGACAACGTTGCTCCAAAGAGACCTGGGTGTGCTAATAACTTTGTTCTG GTAAAAGTCCCCATCTGGATTGATGGTTTAGAAAACACTGAGTATGTTGGTGTTGGTGCTCGTTTTGGACCTACTATGGAATCGAAGGAAAAACATGCAAATCATACCAGGCTTGCACTTGCAGATCCTCCTGATTGCTGCAGCAAACCTAGGAATCAG CTTACAGGGGAGGTCATTCTAGTGCATCGGGGTAACTGTAGTTTCACTGTGAAGGCAAATGTTGCTGAAGAAGCTGGTGCTTCTGCGATCCTCATAATAAACAACCAAACAG AACTCTTCAAGATGGTTTGTGAATCAGATGCTgatgtaaatataaaaataccTGCTGTCATGCTTCCTCAGGACGCTGGTTCCAATttggaaaattatataaataataacacCAGGG TTTCTGCTGCGTTTTACTCCCCAAAGCGTCCGGCGGTTGATATTGCTGAAGTTTTTCTGTGGCTAATGGCTGTTGGTACCATTTTGCTTGCTTCTTATTGGTCTGCATGGACTGCTAAAGAAGTTGCTATTGAGCAAGACAAGCTACTAAAG GATGCATCAGAAGAATTTCTACAAGTGGGAAGTGCAGGTTCAAGTGGTTTTGTTGACATAAATACAATGTCAGCAGTTCTCTTTGTTGTGTTTGCTTCATGTTTCTTGGTCATGCTTTACAAGCTTATGTCGTTCTGGTTTGTTGAGGTCCTGGTGGTTCTCTTTTGCATTGGTGGAGTAGAG GGTCTGCAAATGTGCTTGGTGGCTTTGTTATCAAG TTTCAGTTGGTTTCAACGCTTTGCAGAATCTTTTATTAAAGTGCCCTTCTTTGGAGCTGTTTCCCATCTGACACTGGCTGTTTGTCCCTTCTGCATTGCATTCGCTGTTGTTTGGGCAGTGTATCGACGTATCTCCTTTGCCTGGATAGGTCAAGATATTCTT GGTATTGCGCTTATAATCACGGTCCTTCAGATTGTTCGTGTACCAAATCTCAAG GTTGGAACGGTTCTTTTGGGTTGTGCTTTCTTGTATGATATCTTCTGGGTCTTTGCTTCCAAATGGTTGTTTCATGAGAGTGTGATGATAGTG GTAGCTCGTGGTGATCGGAGTGGAGAGGATGGCATACCAATGCTACTAAAAATTCCGCGGATGTTTGATCCTTGGGGTGGTTACAGTGTTATTGGATTTGGAGACATAATCTTACCCGGACTGCTTGTGGCCTTTTCACTAAG ATATGATTGGCTGGCAAATATGAATCTTCGAGCAGGCTACTTCGTATGGGCAATGACTGCCTATGGTTTAG GTCTTTTGGTCACTTATGTGGCCTTGAACCTGATGGACGGGCATGGCCAACCAGCTTTGCTTTACATCGTTCCTTTCACACTTG GGACCTTTATTACATTGGGAAAAAAGAGAGGTGATCTCAAAACTCTGTGGACACAAGGAGAACCGGAACGGCCTTGCCCGCACTTGCAACTTCAGCCGTTACAACAAAAAGATTAA
- the LOC107900881 gene encoding signal peptide peptidase-like 4 isoform X3 — protein MVCESDADVNIKIPAVMLPQDAGSNLENYINNNTRVSAAFYSPKRPAVDIAEVFLWLMAVGTILLASYWSAWTAKEVAIEQDKLLKDASEEFLQVGSAGSSGFVDINTMSAVLFVVFASCFLVMLYKLMSFWFVEVLVVLFCIGGVEGLQMCLVALLSSFSWFQRFAESFIKVPFFGAVSHLTLAVCPFCIAFAVVWAVYRRISFAWIGQDILGIALIITVLQIVRVPNLKVGTVLLGCAFLYDIFWVFASKWLFHESVMIVVARGDRSGEDGIPMLLKIPRMFDPWGGYSVIGFGDIILPGLLVAFSLRYDWLANMNLRAGYFVWAMTAYGLGLLVTYVALNLMDGHGQPALLYIVPFTLGTFITLGKKRGDLKTLWTQGEPERPCPHLQLQPLQQKD, from the exons ATGGTTTGTGAATCAGATGCTgatgtaaatataaaaataccTGCTGTCATGCTTCCTCAGGACGCTGGTTCCAATttggaaaattatataaataataacacCAGGG TTTCTGCTGCGTTTTACTCCCCAAAGCGTCCGGCGGTTGATATTGCTGAAGTTTTTCTGTGGCTAATGGCTGTTGGTACCATTTTGCTTGCTTCTTATTGGTCTGCATGGACTGCTAAAGAAGTTGCTATTGAGCAAGACAAGCTACTAAAG GATGCATCAGAAGAATTTCTACAAGTGGGAAGTGCAGGTTCAAGTGGTTTTGTTGACATAAATACAATGTCAGCAGTTCTCTTTGTTGTGTTTGCTTCATGTTTCTTGGTCATGCTTTACAAGCTTATGTCGTTCTGGTTTGTTGAGGTCCTGGTGGTTCTCTTTTGCATTGGTGGAGTAGAG GGTCTGCAAATGTGCTTGGTGGCTTTGTTATCAAG TTTCAGTTGGTTTCAACGCTTTGCAGAATCTTTTATTAAAGTGCCCTTCTTTGGAGCTGTTTCCCATCTGACACTGGCTGTTTGTCCCTTCTGCATTGCATTCGCTGTTGTTTGGGCAGTGTATCGACGTATCTCCTTTGCCTGGATAGGTCAAGATATTCTT GGTATTGCGCTTATAATCACGGTCCTTCAGATTGTTCGTGTACCAAATCTCAAG GTTGGAACGGTTCTTTTGGGTTGTGCTTTCTTGTATGATATCTTCTGGGTCTTTGCTTCCAAATGGTTGTTTCATGAGAGTGTGATGATAGTG GTAGCTCGTGGTGATCGGAGTGGAGAGGATGGCATACCAATGCTACTAAAAATTCCGCGGATGTTTGATCCTTGGGGTGGTTACAGTGTTATTGGATTTGGAGACATAATCTTACCCGGACTGCTTGTGGCCTTTTCACTAAG ATATGATTGGCTGGCAAATATGAATCTTCGAGCAGGCTACTTCGTATGGGCAATGACTGCCTATGGTTTAG GTCTTTTGGTCACTTATGTGGCCTTGAACCTGATGGACGGGCATGGCCAACCAGCTTTGCTTTACATCGTTCCTTTCACACTTG GGACCTTTATTACATTGGGAAAAAAGAGAGGTGATCTCAAAACTCTGTGGACACAAGGAGAACCGGAACGGCCTTGCCCGCACTTGCAACTTCAGCCGTTACAACAAAAAGATTAA